TTGTGTCCCCTGGGGGCGCTCTACGGGATTTTTGCCCGCTTCTCCTTGCTGCGTCGCACCCCCGCCAGCCTCTGCCCGGATTGCGGCGACTGCGCCGTGGTCTGCAAGATGGGGGCCTTTAAGGGAGAAAGCCAGGCGCCGGGTGCCCCTGCCTTGTCCACCGGGAGGCCGGATGAAGGAGAGGCGGCGGAAAAGCCGGCTGCTCCCGGCTCGCCCCCCAAGGCCCGCCTCGCCCCTCACCTCTCCTCCGAGTGCCAGCTCTGCCTGAGCTGCGTGGCGGCTTGTGAGAAGGGCCGGCCCGACTTCGTCTGGCGGCGCCTCCCCCGGGCGCCCCTGGATCTGGGGCGGCGCCAGGTCATCACCGCGGTGGCCGCCGGCGTGGCCTTGGCCCCGGTGGTGCGCCTGGGCTCCCTGGCCCGGCGGCCCGATGAGTTCCTCCTCCGGCCCCCCGGCGCCCAGGATGAGGGCGAGTTCCTGGCCCGCTGCATCCGCTGCGGCCAGTGCATGAAGGTCTGCCTCACCAACGGCCTGCAGCCGGTCCTGTGGGAGGCGGGGCTGGAGGGGCTCTACACCCCCCGCCTCATCCCCCGGTTGGGGTATTGCTCCTACGGCTGCAACCTCTGCGGCCAGGTCTGCCCCACCGGCGCCATTCCGGCCCTGGAGCTCCCCGCCAAGCAGGCCCTCTCCTTGGGGGTGGCGGCCTTCGACCGCAACCGCTGCATCCCCTGGTCCGAAGGCAGCGACTGCCTGGTGTGCGAGGAACACTGCCCCGTCTCCCCCAAGGCCATCACCTTCAACCTGGGGGAGGTTATCACCCCCAAGGGGGAGAAGGTGCAGGTGAAACTGCCGGTGGTGCACCCCGACCGCTGTATCGGCTGCGGCCACTGCGAACACGTCTGCCCGGTGGGCGGCCAGGCCGCGGTCCGGGTGCGCCGGTCGCTCAGGGTGGAGATGTGAGTGAGGGGAGGGCCGGGGGAGTCTGACTCCCCAACCTTCCCCTCACGCTCCCCTCCCAATCCCCCGAAAAGGGGTTGGGGGAGAGGGTCAGGGAGAGGGGGCAGGGGGCCACTGCTCCCTGGCCCCCTCTCCCTGAATCGTGCCATGCCATGAAACGCCACTATCCGGAACAGCCCCTGGTGGGGGTGGCCGCGGTCATCTTCCGGGGGGAGGAGGTCCTGCTGGTGCGGCGGGGTCAGGAGCCCCAGAAAGGCGCCTGGAGCCTCCCCGGCGGCCTGGTGGAGGTGGGCGAACGCTTACCTGAGGCCCTGCTTCGGGAAGTGCGGGAGGAGACCGGCCTCACGGTCCGCATCCTGGGGATCACCGCAGTCCTGGAGCGCATCTACCGGGATGGGGCCGGCGGCGTGCCCTATCACTACGTGCTGGTGGACTTCGCCTGCGAGCATGTGGCAGGCGACCCCCGGCCTGCCTCGGACGTCACCTCGGCCCGCTTCGTGACCCTGGCAGAGCTGGATGACCTGGAGCTCCCCGACCTCACCGCCCAGGTCATCCGCCGGGCCGTGCGCCAGCGGGCGGCCGGGGCTTTCCTGCCGCTGCTGGAGTGACGGGTCACCTCCCGCGGCTCTGAGGGAGCAATGGCTCCCCCACCCTCTCCTCACGCTCCCCTCCCATCCCCCTGTATAAAGGGTTGGGGGTGAGGGCGTGGGAGAGGGGGCAGGGGTCTGAGATCCCTGGCCCCCTCTCCCACAACCATTTCATCCCGGTCAGTCCGCTTGGGGTACTTTCGGCAGCTCCGCCAGGGAGCGCTGCAGTTCCGCCTCGGGAAACTCCACATCCTCCAGTTTGCCCGCCAGAAAAGCATCGTACGCCGCCAGATCCAGAAACCCGTGGCCGGAGAAGTTGAAGACGATGACCTCGGGCCGGTTCTCCTCCCGGCAGCGGATGGCCTCGTCGATGGCGGCCTTCACCGCATGGGCGGTCTCCGGCGCCGGGATCACCCCCTCAGAGCGGGCAAAGAGCCGGGCGGCCTCAAAGACCGGGTTCTGGGGGTAAGCCCGGGGTTCAATGACCTTTTCATCCACCAGCAGACAGACCAGAGGCGAATCCCCATGGTAGCGCAGGCCCCCGGCGTGGATGCCCGGGGGCACAAAGCCGTGACCCAGGGTGTGCATGAGCATGAGGGGGGTGAGCCCCACCGTATCCCCGAAATCATAGGCATAGGCACCGCGGGTGAGGGTGGGACAGGCGGTGGGTTCCACTGCCACCAGCCTGAGGTTCCCCCCCTTCAGTTTGTCCGGCACGAAGGGAAAGACAAAGCCGGCGAAGTTGCTGCCGCCGCCCACGCAGCCGATGAGCACGTCGGGGGTCTCTCCGGCCAGGGCCAGCTGCTTTTTGGTCTCCAGACCGATGACCGTCTGGTGCAGCATGACGTGGTTGAGCACGCTCCCCAGGGAGTAGTTGGTGTCCCCGTGGGTGGCGGCGTCCTCCACCGCCTCGGAGATGGCGATCCCCAGACTGCCGGGGGTGTCCGGGGTCTCGGCCAGAATCCGGCGGCCGGCCTGGGTCCGGTCCGTGGGGGAGGCCAGCACCTCCGCCCCCCAGATCTGCATGAGGGAGCGCCGGTAGGGCTTCTGCTGGTAGCTCACCTTCACCATATAGACGGTGCACTCCAGCCCGAAGAAGTTGCAGGCCAACGCCAGAGCGCTCCCCCATTGGCCGGCGCCGGTCTCGGTGGCCAGCCTTTTGATACCGGCAACCTTGTTGTAATAGGCCTGGGGCACCGAGGTGTTGGGCTTGTGGCTGCCCGCCGGGCTCACCGATTCATCCTT
The sequence above is a segment of the Desulfobaccales bacterium genome. Coding sequences within it:
- a CDS encoding 4Fe-4S dicluster domain-containing protein — protein: MTSGKTPTSAAPRSRRLWVHLRRTSQILFFLLFVWLFLQAEYRSAPQLAWPVDLFFRFDPLALAVTLLTFSPLVPALLWSLTFVALTLVLGRFFCGWVCPLGTTLDGLRRLLFSPRPDRGVADRWRRAKYYLLIALLAAAPLSVNLAGLFDPLSLLYRTLTIVFYPAFSYGVEKGSTVLYHLGPPLSTLSEPVYQLLKATVLPFRSLVFLLPFLTLTLFALIVAAERVDRRFWCRALCPLGALYGIFARFSLLRRTPASLCPDCGDCAVVCKMGAFKGESQAPGAPALSTGRPDEGEAAEKPAAPGSPPKARLAPHLSSECQLCLSCVAACEKGRPDFVWRRLPRAPLDLGRRQVITAVAAGVALAPVVRLGSLARRPDEFLLRPPGAQDEGEFLARCIRCGQCMKVCLTNGLQPVLWEAGLEGLYTPRLIPRLGYCSYGCNLCGQVCPTGAIPALELPAKQALSLGVAAFDRNRCIPWSEGSDCLVCEEHCPVSPKAITFNLGEVITPKGEKVQVKLPVVHPDRCIGCGHCEHVCPVGGQAAVRVRRSLRVEM
- a CDS encoding NUDIX hydrolase, producing the protein MKRHYPEQPLVGVAAVIFRGEEVLLVRRGQEPQKGAWSLPGGLVEVGERLPEALLREVREETGLTVRILGITAVLERIYRDGAGGVPYHYVLVDFACEHVAGDPRPASDVTSARFVTLAELDDLELPDLTAQVIRRAVRQRAAGAFLPLLE
- a CDS encoding TrpB-like pyridoxal phosphate-dependent enzyme — protein: MESYKILLPEGELPAAWYNVQPDLPRPLPPYLHPATGRPVTPEDLAAIFPPELIRQEMSQEREIPIPEAVREIYRLWRPTPLRRAVRLEQALKTPARIYYKDESVSPAGSHKPNTSVPQAYYNKVAGIKRLATETGAGQWGSALALACNFFGLECTVYMVKVSYQQKPYRRSLMQIWGAEVLASPTDRTQAGRRILAETPDTPGSLGIAISEAVEDAATHGDTNYSLGSVLNHVMLHQTVIGLETKKQLALAGETPDVLIGCVGGGSNFAGFVFPFVPDKLKGGNLRLVAVEPTACPTLTRGAYAYDFGDTVGLTPLMLMHTLGHGFVPPGIHAGGLRYHGDSPLVCLLVDEKVIEPRAYPQNPVFEAARLFARSEGVIPAPETAHAVKAAIDEAIRCREENRPEVIVFNFSGHGFLDLAAYDAFLAGKLEDVEFPEAELQRSLAELPKVPQAD